A genomic segment from Fusobacteriaceae bacterium encodes:
- a CDS encoding class I SAM-dependent methyltransferase has protein sequence MYHYLSGIYDSFMAYADYGKWEALVAETIGKTGVPREAVLDLGCGTGTLLFLLEPKFQRLKGLDLSDKMLALARKKYRRAVAAGENAAGKIEFVSGDMISFEFPEKYPLITSFFDTVNHILSEEELSCHFRSVKNALTPGGVYIFDLVDRAFMGEMFPQNSYVDNREEFCCIWELERDEDIDYIKATYFIREKGESYKKYYEVYTKKIFSAESIQKCIEKSGLVTVERKRHKDLMGSRWVYVLKS, from the coding sequence ATGTATCACTATCTTTCGGGCATTTACGACAGCTTTATGGCCTACGCCGACTATGGCAAATGGGAGGCGCTCGTTGCGGAAACCATAGGTAAAACAGGCGTCCCCCGGGAGGCGGTTCTCGATCTTGGCTGCGGTACCGGGACGCTTCTTTTTCTGTTGGAACCGAAATTTCAAAGACTCAAAGGCCTCGATCTCTCGGATAAAATGCTGGCCCTGGCCCGGAAAAAATACCGGCGAGCCGTGGCCGCGGGGGAAAACGCGGCGGGCAAAATAGAATTTGTGTCGGGCGATATGATTTCCTTCGAATTTCCCGAAAAATACCCGCTGATCACGTCTTTCTTCGATACGGTGAACCACATTTTGTCCGAAGAGGAGCTGAGTTGCCACTTTCGTTCGGTCAAAAACGCCTTGACGCCCGGCGGCGTCTATATTTTCGATCTCGTGGACAGGGCGTTTATGGGGGAAATGTTTCCGCAAAACAGCTATGTGGACAATCGCGAGGAATTTTGCTGCATCTGGGAGCTTGAGCGGGACGAGGACATCGACTACATCAAGGCCACGTACTTTATCCGGGAGAAGGGGGAGAGTTACAAAAAATATTACGAGGTCTATACGAAAAAAATTTTTTCCGCCGAAAGTATACAAAAATGTATTGAAAAAAGCGGCCTTGTGACCGTGGAAAGGAAACGTCACAAAGACCTTATGGGTTCACGCTGGGTCTATGTCCTCAAAAGTTAG